Proteins from a single region of Mucilaginibacter daejeonensis:
- a CDS encoding glycosyltransferase family 2 protein codes for MDNVRVDRLQALILTKNEEPNIKRVLDKLTWMDRVVVLDSYSTDKTIDILRGYSNVEVHYRKFDSFAQQCNYGLELLTSKWVLSLDADYVLTNAFISETKSIVNDDADNNVGYFTRFEFLVFGHQLTSNNTTPRAVLFKKGEGSYFDDGHAHRLQINGPTGNYKAKILHDDRKSLSRWLSNQDGYSVKECHKLLEPGSRLSFSSKIRKNKVIAPFFVFFYSLFVKGLILDGWAGWHYTLQRTMVEILMAIRLIEEEKLKKDSK; via the coding sequence ATGGACAACGTAAGAGTCGACAGACTGCAAGCCCTCATCCTTACCAAAAATGAGGAACCCAATATCAAACGTGTGCTTGATAAACTTACGTGGATGGATCGAGTAGTGGTATTAGATAGTTACAGCACCGATAAGACGATTGATATATTGCGAGGTTACTCAAACGTTGAAGTTCATTATCGTAAATTCGACAGTTTTGCGCAACAATGTAATTATGGTTTGGAATTGCTTACAAGTAAATGGGTCTTAAGTTTAGATGCCGATTATGTGCTTACGAATGCATTTATTAGTGAGACGAAATCTATTGTGAACGACGACGCCGATAATAACGTAGGCTATTTCACGCGCTTTGAATTTTTGGTTTTTGGGCATCAGCTGACCAGCAATAATACTACTCCACGTGCTGTGCTATTCAAGAAGGGGGAAGGTTCATATTTTGATGATGGCCATGCTCACCGATTGCAGATCAATGGCCCTACCGGAAATTACAAGGCTAAAATATTGCATGATGATCGTAAATCTTTGAGCCGCTGGTTAAGTAACCAAGATGGATACTCTGTAAAAGAATGTCATAAGTTGCTTGAACCTGGAAGTAGGCTGTCCTTTAGCTCAAAAATTCGGAAGAATAAAGTGATCGCACCATTTTTTGTGTTCTTTTACTCGCTCTTTGTCAAAGGACTTATTTTGGATGGCTGGGCGGGTTGGCATTACACTTTGCAACGAACTATGGTAGAGATCTTAATGGCTATACGTTTGATTGAGGAAGAAAAGCTTAAAAAGGATTCCAAGTAG
- a CDS encoding WcaI family glycosyltransferase, with protein sequence MKKEKILLISHNFLPEPTGIGKYNGEMIEWLAKRGYECTVVTTFPYYPQWKVQAPYKNRWYTKEVITYPNSDAAITVYRCPSYIPAKPTGKRRMIQDISFWFFKSWVVLKLLLTSQRFDLIFTVAPPFHLAYLGLLVKNYSGGKLLYHIQDLQIEAAQDLGMLSNNKLLDRLYNIEKNILLKADFVSSISEGMIDKIRAKTNKDVLFFPNWADTSFFFPVAGREYLKKQWGYKETDIIYLYSGAIGEKQGLENVIYAADILREDENINFVICGSGPYKEKLISLAKDKNLKNVNFLPVQDKEKFNEFLNMADFHLVLQKANAGDLVMPSKLTTILAVGGASIVTCSPGTSLHDVVDKYDVGYIIEPEDYHLLARTIADLRNSDAVTELKRSNAREYALMYLNIDNVMNNFMQNIKSSNNVPQLIN encoded by the coding sequence ATGAAAAAGGAAAAGATCTTATTGATAAGTCACAACTTCTTGCCGGAACCTACAGGTATCGGAAAATACAATGGCGAGATGATCGAATGGCTTGCAAAAAGAGGCTATGAATGCACGGTGGTAACCACTTTTCCTTACTATCCCCAATGGAAGGTTCAGGCACCCTACAAGAATCGGTGGTATACAAAAGAAGTGATCACTTACCCAAATAGTGATGCTGCCATCACCGTATATCGCTGTCCTTCGTATATTCCGGCTAAGCCTACTGGCAAAAGGAGAATGATTCAAGATATATCATTCTGGTTCTTCAAATCGTGGGTGGTGTTAAAACTTTTGTTAACATCCCAAAGATTCGACCTGATATTTACTGTAGCTCCACCCTTCCATCTGGCATATTTAGGTCTGTTGGTCAAGAATTATAGTGGAGGTAAATTGTTGTACCACATTCAAGATCTTCAAATCGAGGCAGCTCAAGATCTTGGCATGCTATCGAATAATAAACTTTTGGATAGGCTATATAACATCGAAAAGAACATATTGCTGAAAGCTGACTTTGTGAGCAGCATCTCAGAAGGCATGATCGATAAGATCCGGGCTAAGACCAATAAGGATGTACTATTTTTTCCTAATTGGGCGGATACATCGTTCTTTTTTCCTGTAGCTGGAAGAGAGTATTTAAAGAAACAGTGGGGCTACAAGGAGACAGACATTATATATTTATATTCTGGCGCGATTGGTGAAAAACAGGGGCTGGAAAATGTTATTTATGCAGCCGACATACTGCGAGAAGATGAGAATATCAATTTTGTCATCTGCGGCTCTGGGCCTTATAAAGAAAAACTGATCAGTTTAGCGAAGGATAAAAATTTGAAAAATGTAAATTTTCTTCCCGTGCAGGATAAGGAAAAGTTCAATGAATTTTTGAACATGGCTGATTTTCACTTGGTCCTTCAAAAAGCAAATGCCGGCGACCTGGTGATGCCCTCTAAACTAACCACGATATTGGCAGTAGGCGGAGCAAGCATTGTTACTTGTTCGCCGGGTACATCTTTACATGATGTTGTAGATAAATATGATGTCGGTTATATCATTGAACCAGAAGACTACCATCTGCTTGCACGTACGATAGCAGATTTAAGGAATAGCGATGCAGTAACGGAACTTAAACGTTCGAATGCAAGAGAGTATGCTTTAATGTATTTGAATATCGATAATGTGATGAATAATTTTATGCAAAACATCAAATCAAGCAATAACGTTCCACAACTCATTAATTAA
- a CDS encoding WcaF family extracellular polysaccharide biosynthesis acetyltransferase, whose translation MEPTNVSKVRLEKFDPGDFDRGASKVKEILWYLTKVVFFLSALPYPNKIKIIILKLFGAKVGKGVIIKPRVNIHFPWKLKLGDHVWIGEEVFILNFETTNIGNSVCISQRAFLCGGNHNYKDPAMPYRNGPITLMDGVWVGACCFIAPNVTIGADSVITAGSVVTNNIHGNGIFKGDPAVFIKNRW comes from the coding sequence ATGGAGCCAACTAATGTCTCAAAAGTAAGATTAGAAAAATTTGACCCTGGAGACTTTGATCGAGGTGCGAGCAAGGTCAAAGAAATACTTTGGTATTTGACCAAGGTCGTCTTTTTTTTAAGTGCTTTACCGTACCCTAACAAAATAAAAATAATCATTTTAAAACTTTTCGGTGCTAAAGTAGGTAAAGGTGTTATCATTAAGCCTAGGGTCAACATTCATTTCCCCTGGAAGTTGAAGTTGGGCGATCATGTATGGATCGGTGAAGAGGTATTTATTTTAAACTTTGAAACGACCAATATCGGTAACAGTGTTTGCATATCTCAAAGAGCCTTTTTGTGCGGTGGTAACCATAACTATAAAGACCCTGCAATGCCTTACCGCAACGGACCTATTACTTTAATGGATGGGGTGTGGGTAGGAGCATGCTGTTTTATCGCCCCAAACGTTACCATTGGCGCGGATAGCGTTATAACCGCCGGAAGTGTGGTGACGAATAATATTCATGGGAATGGAATATTTAAGGGAGACCCTGCCGTATTCATAAAGAATAGATGGTAG
- the fcl gene encoding GDP-L-fucose synthase, which translates to MDKAGKVYIAGHRGMVGSAIKRKLEKEGFTNFVVRTSSELDLRDQQKVAEFFEQERPDYVFLAAAKVGGIIANNTYRAEFLYDNLQIQNNIIHSSYLNGVKKLMFLGSSCIYPKMAPQPLKEDQLLTGLLEETNEPYAIAKIAGIKMCDAYRAQYGCNYISVMPTNLYGYNDNYHPQNSHVLPALIRRFHEAKENGTPSVTIWGTGSPKREFLFADDLAAACYYLMQNYDEPGLVNVGTGEDLSIKELAELVKQVVGYEGEIDFDTTKPDGTPRKLMDVSKLHATGWKHTIELSEGIKLAYHDFLSAETVASR; encoded by the coding sequence ATGGATAAAGCAGGAAAAGTTTATATAGCCGGCCATCGTGGGATGGTCGGCTCTGCCATTAAACGGAAATTAGAAAAAGAAGGCTTTACTAACTTTGTCGTTCGCACTTCATCTGAGCTTGACCTTCGCGACCAACAAAAAGTAGCTGAATTTTTTGAGCAGGAGCGTCCCGATTATGTTTTTTTGGCGGCTGCTAAGGTCGGAGGTATAATAGCTAATAACACGTACAGGGCAGAGTTCCTTTACGATAATCTACAGATACAGAACAACATCATACACTCCTCATATTTAAATGGAGTGAAAAAACTGATGTTCTTAGGTTCCAGCTGTATCTATCCTAAGATGGCTCCTCAGCCATTGAAAGAAGATCAGTTGCTTACCGGCCTTTTAGAAGAGACCAATGAGCCGTATGCGATCGCGAAAATAGCAGGTATCAAAATGTGTGATGCCTATAGGGCGCAATATGGATGTAATTATATATCTGTAATGCCTACTAACCTGTACGGCTACAACGACAACTACCATCCACAAAACTCCCACGTTCTTCCGGCTTTGATAAGAAGGTTCCACGAAGCTAAGGAGAACGGTACTCCATCTGTTACGATCTGGGGCACTGGATCACCGAAACGAGAATTCCTTTTTGCGGATGACCTAGCAGCGGCTTGCTACTACTTGATGCAGAATTATGACGAGCCAGGTTTGGTAAACGTAGGTACAGGGGAAGATCTTTCTATCAAAGAGCTCGCTGAGTTGGTCAAACAAGTTGTTGGCTATGAAGGCGAGATAGATTTTGATACCACTAAGCCCGATGGTACTCCACGTAAATTGATGGATGTGTCCAAGCTACATGCTACGGGTTGGAAACACACAATTGAACTCTCTGAGGGCATTAAGTTAGCCTATCACGATTTTTTGAGTGCCGAGACAGTAGCAAGCAGATAA
- a CDS encoding aldo/keto reductase: MRKVELIPGINSSALGFGCASILGATDAKTAERGVKCALDHGITHFDLARSYGYGEAEQFVGKLVKSKRNDLVIATKFGIKANWKAQLLKPVKPIVRALKGNKPKPAPTAAMQSVNTETAILNRFFDRISPLRGQDMQVNLHKSLRALGTDYVDVYFVHEPNTSLIYIDELLETAEKLKKEGKIKAIGLAYNQSQLDLHQSYINKFDVLQFNASPGMDEYEDIKHNRGDRRNIFFSALSGGDRSISASDKLKKLYQDFPNTVILCSTFNEKHLAQNADIAG; the protein is encoded by the coding sequence ATGAGGAAAGTAGAACTTATTCCGGGTATCAATTCTTCCGCACTTGGTTTCGGTTGCGCGTCTATCTTAGGTGCTACTGATGCCAAAACAGCCGAGCGCGGTGTTAAATGCGCCTTGGACCACGGGATAACGCATTTTGATCTGGCCCGTTCATATGGTTATGGTGAAGCCGAACAATTTGTAGGTAAACTGGTCAAAAGTAAAAGGAATGACTTGGTTATAGCCACCAAATTTGGTATAAAAGCTAATTGGAAAGCGCAGCTGCTTAAGCCGGTCAAACCTATAGTTCGTGCCTTGAAAGGTAATAAGCCAAAGCCTGCGCCAACTGCGGCCATGCAAAGTGTAAATACTGAGACCGCCATACTCAACCGTTTTTTTGACCGCATATCACCATTACGCGGCCAGGACATGCAGGTCAACCTCCACAAAAGTTTGCGTGCGTTGGGTACTGACTATGTTGATGTATACTTTGTACACGAACCTAACACCTCGCTAATCTATATTGATGAGTTATTGGAGACAGCAGAAAAGCTGAAGAAGGAAGGCAAGATAAAAGCCATTGGTTTGGCCTATAATCAGTCGCAGTTGGATTTGCATCAAAGCTATATCAATAAATTCGACGTTCTGCAATTCAACGCTTCTCCTGGGATGGACGAGTACGAGGATATCAAGCACAATAGAGGTGACCGACGAAATATCTTCTTTTCCGCTCTTAGCGGTGGCGACCGTTCGATATCGGCCTCTGATAAATTAAAAAAACTCTACCAGGATTTTCCAAATACGGTGATCCTTTGCTCAACATTTAACGAAAAGCACCTGGCTCAAAATGCTGATATTGCCGGGTAA
- the gmd gene encoding GDP-mannose 4,6-dehydratase: MKKALLTGITGQDGAYLTELLLSKGYEVHGIKRRSSLFNTDRIDHLYQDPHEPHPSLVLHYGDLSDSTNLIRIIQQVQPDEIYNLGAMSHVKVSFDTPEYTANADGIGTLRLLEAIRILGLEKKTRIYQASTSELYGLVQAVPQSETTPFYPRSPYAVAKLYAYWITVNYREAYGMYACNGILFNHESPLRGETFVTRKITRAVSKIAMGMQEKLFLGNLDAQRDWGHAKDYVEAMYLILQQDTPEDFVIATGVTTRVRDFVRMSFAEVGVEVEFKGEGVDEKGYVVKCNNADFQIAEGTEVVAVDPKYFRPTEVELLIGDPTKSQTKLGWKPKHDLASLVKDMMQADVELFRREKLLKDSGYQIKNQFE; the protein is encoded by the coding sequence ATGAAAAAAGCGCTACTTACAGGTATAACAGGTCAGGATGGGGCCTATTTGACGGAGTTACTCTTGAGCAAAGGTTATGAAGTTCACGGTATCAAACGCCGTTCGTCACTTTTCAATACCGATCGTATAGACCATCTTTATCAAGACCCTCACGAGCCACATCCAAGCCTAGTGCTTCATTATGGTGACCTGAGTGATTCTACCAACCTGATCCGTATCATCCAACAGGTGCAACCTGATGAGATATACAATTTGGGCGCTATGAGCCACGTAAAAGTGAGCTTTGATACTCCAGAATATACTGCCAATGCTGATGGTATCGGTACACTTCGTTTATTGGAAGCCATCCGCATCTTGGGTCTGGAAAAAAAGACCCGCATTTATCAAGCATCCACTTCGGAACTTTACGGCCTCGTTCAAGCCGTTCCTCAAAGTGAGACCACTCCTTTTTACCCTCGTTCACCTTATGCCGTAGCTAAACTATATGCATACTGGATCACTGTGAACTATCGTGAGGCGTACGGAATGTACGCTTGCAACGGTATTCTGTTCAACCACGAAAGCCCGCTGCGTGGTGAGACCTTTGTAACGCGTAAGATCACGCGTGCGGTATCAAAGATCGCCATGGGGATGCAAGAAAAATTATTCCTAGGTAATCTTGATGCACAACGCGACTGGGGCCACGCAAAGGACTATGTTGAAGCGATGTACCTTATCCTACAACAAGATACTCCTGAGGACTTCGTTATTGCGACCGGCGTTACCACTCGCGTAAGAGATTTCGTTCGTATGTCGTTCGCTGAGGTTGGTGTCGAAGTAGAATTCAAAGGTGAAGGTGTTGATGAAAAAGGTTATGTTGTAAAATGCAATAATGCAGATTTTCAAATAGCGGAGGGGACAGAGGTAGTAGCTGTAGATCCAAAATATTTCCGCCCTACAGAGGTGGAGTTGCTAATAGGTGACCCTACCAAATCACAAACCAAATTGGGTTGGAAGCCTAAGCATGACCTGGCCTCACTGGTGAAGGACATGATGCAGGCGGACGTCGAACTTTTCCGTCGCGAAAAATTACTAAAAGATTCTGGCTACCAGATCAAAAATCAGTTCGAATAA
- a CDS encoding GMC family oxidoreductase, producing MLEYAKLYPEKKILFVEYGHKGQKPTNQLDDTIKIDNLTNHHEPYECTNKGLGGSSATWGGRCVMYDEVDFIDRPAVNGGCTWDRSLFNEVKQFLQATCDYFECGESIFDLDDSNEFKGTRITENFKVGVVTDTAIERWSMPTRFGARYEQEILNNANITLLQGYEAREFAEPDITGRVSSVKLRSTTTYEVKEIKAEKIVLAAGTQESTRILLRNKQLFSLLPQPPAALGKYYQGHVSGKIASVKFNGDPKKTEYSFLRDKDGVYLRRRFQFDTQYLVNNNLLNTAMWLDNPLYHDPQHRSGAMSLMYLAMITPILGKKLLPPAIAHSITKGTVKGVNKHIWNVIKQFPGSVLTPATIFYKRFLLKRKLPGIFLYSGQNRYALHFHAEQTPEEYNRMELGADGEQLNIHYTLSDKDVSSVIELHDALDKWLRKNNCGQLEYWYEKNELPNAIRGVSRDGIHQSGTTRIADSPDKGVVDSDLKLFGTSNVYVCSSSVFPTSGQANPTFFLGAFAVRLAHHLTN from the coding sequence GTGCTCGAATATGCCAAACTCTACCCTGAGAAGAAGATCTTATTCGTGGAGTATGGTCACAAAGGTCAAAAGCCTACCAATCAGCTTGACGATACGATTAAGATTGACAATTTGACCAATCACCACGAACCTTATGAGTGTACCAATAAAGGATTGGGCGGCTCGTCGGCTACATGGGGCGGAAGGTGCGTGATGTATGATGAGGTGGACTTTATTGACCGCCCGGCGGTAAACGGTGGTTGTACGTGGGACCGATCTTTATTTAACGAGGTAAAACAGTTTTTGCAAGCCACATGTGATTATTTTGAATGCGGTGAAAGTATCTTTGACTTAGATGATAGTAATGAATTTAAAGGCACCCGAATCACCGAAAATTTTAAAGTAGGAGTTGTCACTGACACCGCTATTGAGCGCTGGAGCATGCCCACACGTTTTGGCGCCCGATATGAGCAGGAGATACTGAATAACGCCAATATCACACTACTGCAGGGTTATGAGGCACGCGAATTTGCTGAACCCGATATTACAGGGAGGGTTTCTTCAGTAAAACTTAGAAGTACTACTACGTACGAGGTCAAAGAAATAAAAGCCGAAAAAATAGTACTGGCCGCTGGTACTCAAGAAAGCACCCGCATACTGTTACGTAACAAACAACTTTTTAGCTTATTGCCACAACCACCGGCTGCATTAGGTAAATATTATCAGGGACACGTATCAGGCAAGATCGCTTCGGTAAAATTCAATGGAGACCCCAAAAAAACAGAGTATTCATTCCTGCGCGACAAGGATGGCGTTTATCTGCGACGTCGTTTTCAATTTGATACCCAGTATCTGGTAAATAATAATCTGCTCAACACAGCAATGTGGCTCGATAACCCTCTATATCATGATCCACAGCATCGTAGTGGGGCTATGTCGTTAATGTATTTGGCCATGATCACTCCAATACTTGGTAAAAAGCTGCTGCCGCCTGCTATCGCGCACAGCATTACGAAAGGCACTGTGAAAGGTGTTAACAAGCATATTTGGAATGTTATTAAGCAGTTCCCGGGCTCGGTGCTAACACCTGCCACGATATTTTACAAGCGGTTCCTTTTAAAGCGAAAATTGCCAGGCATATTTTTGTACAGCGGTCAAAACAGATACGCCCTGCACTTTCACGCAGAACAAACTCCAGAAGAGTATAATCGTATGGAACTTGGCGCTGACGGCGAACAATTAAACATTCACTATACTTTGTCAGACAAAGACGTGTCATCGGTGATCGAATTGCACGATGCATTGGACAAATGGTTACGCAAAAACAATTGTGGTCAACTGGAATATTGGTATGAGAAAAATGAACTCCCCAACGCGATCAGAGGAGTATCGCGTGACGGGATACATCAGTCGGGTACCACGCGTATCGCCGACTCTCCTGATAAAGGAGTTGTCGACAGTGATCTTAAATTGTTTGGTACCAGTAACGTTTATGTGTGCAGTAGCTCGGTATTTCCAACTTCGGGACAGGCCAATCCAACATTTTTTTTAGGTGCTTTTGCCGTCCGGTTAGCGCATCATTTAACAAACTGA